Part of the Arachis hypogaea cultivar Tifrunner chromosome 6, arahy.Tifrunner.gnm2.J5K5, whole genome shotgun sequence genome, AAGCTCTCCTAGCTTTCTGAACACATCATTCATTCACTCATTAACATACAAATCcagaaaaaaaacatttaatatatTAAGCATATAAGCATTTATTTTGATTTGCACTGCGGCATTGTGTCGAACATGTAATAGGCAAATGTATGTGgttcctaattaaaaaaaaaaaaaaaatcatctctTTGCAGCAGCTAGCACTGCACGTACATATGCTGAGACGCTGAACCAGTgaaccctctttctctctctctctctctctctcgaagTTTGTGTTTGCACGCGTGTGTATGTGTCAGTACTCAGTAGTGTGTGTGTGAGATGCTAAAGTTGATGAGAATGTGCACGTGTGTGTTATTGTCTCTACTTTACCACATTCATGAATACACAAATTCTACTTTCCTAGCTAGATTCTATGATGATGATCATGTAAAATAATTAtccaggtgtgttagttcaagtttaaattaaaatttaataatataatatggtgtaagaagaagaagaagaagagaagcatAATACCTAGAGACATGGTCCCAATAAGTGAGTTGAGGGAACCAAGTAGTGTCCATGGTTGATCTGATCCTCAAGAGTGCAACAACTTCATCGTTGCTCCAGGAAGAATCAATCAAGTCGTTTGGTAATACCTGTGTTTGAACTCTTGCATCAGTAGCACTAGTGTGGAACAAGTTATTGTTATTGAGTACTGAAGAAAACGTGGCatttggttgttgttgttgatgatgatgagggtTATAAGGGTCAAATGGTAAGAAGGTGTTGGTGTTGATGGGGGTTAGAGAAGCATGATGATGGAGTAGTGGGGAGAAGgacgaagatgatgatgatgatgatggtgataagtgatgatgatgatgatgatgatgatgaggaagaggaagagtagtAGAAGTAGTGGTCCTTGGTGTTATGAATTGGTGGAAGTGTTCTGATGATGATGGCAATCCATCGAACATGTTTTGTGTGTTATCTCTAAACTTGTGTtacttctcttgttctttctttctttctttctttctttctcctttcgcTGTAAATCAGCAAATTGATGCTACAGGCTAAGCAAGCAACCAACTATGCCAAGACATACATAcactaaccttttctttctttttccctttccttCTCTCTCGCTTTTGTCAAGGGAATTATTTGTCCTTTCATGCAAGGGAGAAACAGATAGCCCCCCAACACCCTTTTTACAACAAAACCCAACCCCTCCTCTTCAAATAAtacctcttttcttttatttttaataataaaatataaaatatattaagtgTACAttcaaaattaatcattatatatttatattatttaattaatttttaatatatattttatattttaatatatatttatatctaaAAAAGGATAAATGTTTTGTAACTTGCACAAATCAATCCAATCACCtttcaatgaaaaaataattcaatttattattgaTGAGAATTTTATGCACTTATTTATCGtattaagtatatattaaaattaattattaaaatatatattaaaaataaataaattattaataattaattttaatatatatttaatattttttaattataattatatataagttTTGACACatctttttgtgaaattttttttaatattaaattattagaaataattttttttaaatgacctAAATTATATACATTGTTGTGAGTCTTTATAAAACGTCaactatgttttatttttttataattaaaaaatatttttattacaaaatattaataatattttatattactatcataacaatataaaatattaaaatatcaaatatttttgtattttaaattaaaatcacccatatataataaaaaagaattagcCTCTTTTCGTAGCATGTTAAACTTAGCTTTTTATTTCTCTCTCTCGCACTCGTTGGAAACTCATTCAAGCCTTTTCTTTTTCAGACAACATCCAAAggcatattttttttcttgatcttATATCATTACATCTCCCATCAAGCAAATCTAGCTAGAAAGCTTAGTATCAAATTCTAGTTAAATATGCTATTTCAATTTGATGATTGTACTATTATTGTTTATTTgatatctttttttatattccACCATCTAAGTTTGTTTCTCTTTGTAATTTTAGAATCCTAAGTAGTTAACAAGATTgacgattttatataataatatacatcggcaacaatacattaaaattgaatatttaatttatatttcatatataaaaattaaataaataaaataactgataatttaaaaatataaataaattcatgttaaaaaaaacaaatttatctGCATACTTTTGAAATCATTGAAAATACAATTTTAGGTTAGAAACACTAAGATAAATACATCAAAATTGTCATAttagttaatatatttattagttcATTTATCTATTATTACAaaattgttatataattataaattatattaaataaatttgatATTATATGATTGAGGAGGGGTGTGGGGCAGGGAGGTGGTCAGAGGAAGAGAGATTGGAGTTGAAAAAGAAACATATGATGGCATTTGAGTATGTGAGGGTGTGGGGTATGGCAGTAGCTGACGGTGATGATGCTGCAATTAACGGCTATGCCCATGGCAGGACACGTGAATCCATGCAGACTGTGGGCTCCATCCATTTAAGGAAGGGAATCTTCACATGCACATACCACACTTCCCTTATCGTACATCCTCACCACGTGCAATCCCTCCATCTGCTACACCCTACTTTTATACACCTAAAattctttcatatttttatacCACAAATTTCTCAACTTTTTTAAGTAATATTATAAAATcacttatatttaattttaatgtactaattatataaatattttacataattatctaattatattattttttagatgataatttcataataaatataaaatatagttgtttttatatattatataattagatacaaataaatttttttaaaatatagtacataaaattatattatttattttattatgtatttaaataaaatcataaaaataaatgttaaaaaattgtaagataaataatatatttgataatattatttgaaaaaattaagaacatcaatttattttttatgcctGTCAAATACAAattaagagtaaaaataaaaagctagaaTATTTAGCcttcagttatttatttttaaaaataatatatacatataaaattaattattatatatttatatataaatatatgaattacttaattaatttattaattttttaatattttatataaataattgaatTTGCGGTACACATACATAACATTAACATAgttgttttgtttttctattattttctatttccaAAGAATTTTGTCGTTTTTcaccttttttaatttttctttcaaaagcttttagaaattataagcattaaaataaaaataaaaactgataaaatgtaatattttaaaatctaaaaattataaagggaatgtatattttataaaatgaaaaaaaattgataaaataattttaaatttatattttttaaattatgtgtTTCATttctattgatttttttattttaaagaatctTAATTCCAGAAAAACTTTGTttattaaaatgagaatttattaGTGGAGGCTTGGAGTTTGGTTTGAGGTGAGTGAGTGACACAGTGGGAGACGCAAGAGGCAGGAGGAGCAGCCAACACATGTGATCTTGAATTGATGCGTTATGATATGAAATTCTGAAAACATGACAACGAAATGAAATATGAGTGAATGAATGCCTCTGTCTTCTGTCACAGTGGGTCCCCTCCAACTGGAGCCTCAGCCAGTCAGCCTTCTTATACTAAAAGACAACGTGGGGCCCTCCCCCAACATAAACATTGCGCCATATGCATCTCGTGTCTTGTCACTCGTAACTGTACTGTACATGTACTCAGTACTCTACGGTATGATTCGTCGTCTACAGTGTATGCAGTACCTACAATTCTACAAAGCTCCATGATTGCCGGCATCCAGTTTTTAAATCTCTAATAACACCTTCTTATCCAGTTTATTAGTACCGTAGGGGAACAGTTTTATATACAAACAATGTTacatgaattatttttatttttagaattaaaaataatagataagaaatataaatataaaaaatatagtttttataCTATAAAAAGAATATCTACAAGAGCagcatataaaaataaatatttttgttgcacaaatttttatttgttttatattaaaaattttcacataaattattgtatttttaaataagtgtaaaaaattttatacaaacaACTAAATTTATATTGAGGCATcgataaaaataattactttttaaatttattatttaaaaaattatttaaacatataaatCTCATTtcatagtaatataaaatataatatattaaaattaaattcatattataAAATTGTAATTCTAAACAAATATTATGCAGGGGATATAGTAATGGAATTGTGTTGGTTGTACTTCAAAAAgtgaatatttattaatattcaaCTCTACTAATTAGTATAACAATGAAAGCTTGATATTAAAATGAGACTTACTACACGcaagttcaataataataaagtaattgtctaacattttatatataatgagggattttttcccaaaaaatcTTAGTGTTAAGTTGTTAGCACTTAATTAGCAGCATTCAGGCGCATTAATAGGATATGGTACGGTCCAGGTATGTCTGCGGTAGGACtttatatataatacattttataaaaattaggtatataaaAATGAGCGAAATGAGAGTTGAACCCATAAGTAAACAACCActaaattagttagttaatttagtaatttaaagtattaattttttattttgtatgttattaatatgtataaaattcgaaatgattaaattttatatttactttgaaaaaatttgatatttctgcgaGTAAGGTAGTGTAGGTCTGTAGGATAtgatttagaattttagaatgCGGATATgattagggttgagagattctcaactcaCGGGTAAGGTAgggtagaattttaataaaattttcaactttACTGGGTAGAGCACATCCCTACCCATTGTCAGCCCTActcaagtgttaaaaaaactGGAGAGGATTCATTCCCGAGAAGAAACCTATGCAAATGGACCTAATTAACTCAACTGTGTCAATGCAGAAACTAGAAACTAGAAAGATTGTGATATTGAAACCGACAATGGACataaatgcaaaagaaagaagaaactaaATGGCTAAGGTGAAAAGAGCACCTGGCATGTCTAATCAAATCAGCAAGAACACGAATATTGGATTATGATAGGGGGTGAAAATTAAAATCTAGATAAAGAGATTGCAGAGACAAGAGAACAATGAGTCAATTGTGTAATCTTCGGAGGACCTTACAAATTCGCCACACCAGGTACACCACTTAGCAGCACGAATATTATCCAAACTGCTACGTACGTGTTTCGTCACCATAAATATCTGCATTCCCCCTagttattaatttcttaattataTAACAACCATATCTGCAAACCTATTAATTCTGTTAATACATAATAAATTCATATTCATCTTTTTTATCATCACTTTCAAAGAAAATTAGGCTTCAGCTACGTTTCTCACTCCCATGATGCTACCTGTGATTATTTTCTCAGATTAACTTACTGAGTGGCACGTTGATTATAAAAAATGAATGATGTGTTAAAGATGATGTGTGTAATTAAGGACCGAAGAAGACGCAAGAAGGCAGCAAAACCATGATAGCGATGGGATGAGAGGGATaaagatgaaaaaaatgaaaggaaaatgTGTATTAATTTTGATTGGGACTGGTTTCAGTAGGTTCTGTGGATTGTGTAATAAACTTGAACACAAATGGCAGGGCATGTGAAAACATTCAGAGGATGGGGCCAATTACTCAAGAATAAGAATTATTGCATGCTACCAAAGGGATACAATGTATGGTACAGCCTCCGCTCATAGCTCTtgatcttcttcatctttttagtggttacattttgaatttatacattaaaaaccctTCCATTCCCTCGTCTTCAACATCCTAACTCGCAAACAATCCCTTAAAGAAGGTTCCTCTGCTCAAGTAGAGACCATATTTCCACTTCCTTGAAGAACTTGCTATCTGATTGCCACATTCCCCAAACTGCACGCACGCACACTTGTCATAGAAAAGTATACGGATCTGTAAGTTGTAGCTAAATACACACAACATGAAACCAGGGATGCTACGTTGTTGCTAGAATGGAACTGCAGAGCGTGCACAATGTGTTAAAACACTTAAACCCAGTACACTGAAACCATGGAACATTACACATACATAGATTCGATTCAAATTTTCAACAGAAATGGTCCAAGTGTTGATTTTTCTGTTGTCAAACAACACAAGAAGTGTACTTGTGAGGGGATTCTGCTCTGCCTGTTGCGAGATACCAATATAGTATGACACATGGAGTATTCCTAACATCTAACAAATGATACTTAAAACAAAATTTCCACCTTCTTACTGGTTAAGTGTCTTGTGATATGCAACctgaaaaaatatgaaaaagaaagggTTTTATACAGACATAATTGACAGAAGTTTGTTCTAATATATATTTGAGGAATCGAATTAATAGACATAGGAATTTTCGAATGGAATGCTTACAGATGTTGAAGTCTTCAGCAGTTCTCTTATGGCCATTGTTGCATAGCATGAAGTAGGGAGAGTAAAACTCATTTTCAGAGCAGTTTGGAAATCTTGAGAGTTGGTGCCAGAGACAGATTCATCTTGTGGTAATATCACTTCCTCACCTTCAATCTCGTTATCATCAGCCTCAATGTTTGCACCATCATTTGAGTTCTCTAATTCTCTAGTATTATCTTCCTTTTTTGCATCCGATGCACCCACTGGTCTGACACCGTTCACAGGTTTAGACTTGATGATCTTGTCTAAATCTGTCTCTACCAATGGCTTAGTACTATCAGCATATTTTAGTAGTTCCCTGCAGTGGCACACAATCAAAGTCAATGTCCACAATGTCCAATAAGGGATAAAGGGAATCACATGCCAAAAACGAAATGAGTAAAGTCTACACAAACACAATCAAGTGGAGCAGTTAGGTACACACCATTCGAAATTAATTGGTTTCTGAAAAACCCTTCTGTAACTTCCAGTCACATTAGTTATTGAAAATTCCCTAATAACAAGCAGGAAAAAACAAGATTAAGAGAATCTGCAGGAGTAAATAATACAGTGAGATTTGAGTTTGGGTTGTATAGTTTTACTTCACATTATGCACACATTCCATCAAGCTGATTCGATCCTGACCAATAAAAGAGAGCAGGGGATCAACTAGGAATAAAATAACCAAATAACCATCCATGAAACAGCTACAGAAATATCTAGCTACATGGGTGCGGGGAAGAAGTATACAAGATCAATTTGATACATACTTTATCTGCCAAATCATGATAAACTTTTGCCACATCATTTGTTGGATAAATTACTCGAGAACTGCAAGACCATCAATGCAGAAATCTAAGACTCAATCCCCATAACAAATAACAGGTAAGATACGAGCAAACTGAAAACTGGTTAAGAAGATCGTTTGTCAATGCTTACCCGGGCATAGGAAGTATGACATCCTCAATTGTATAACATCCTAAATTAAGGTCTTCAGCAGTCACAACCTGCCATGTATCCAAAAAAATACATATTGTATGTGAACTACTATGTTTAAACAGATGAGAGAAATTAATGATGTACCATAAGTTGTCCATAACCACCAGAGGACATACCTCTAAAgcattatttaaattgaatactaAAAGAGCTCGGTAAATTAGGTAAAAGTAGAGAATAACCTTCACATAATTATTGCTTTCTTCTTGAGTATCTTCAGAGACTTCCTCTTCAATATTCGAATCATATCTATCCCCGCAGTCATCATCACATTCAGGTCCAACAATCCCTGTAACTTTTCCAGTAGGATTTTCTTTACAATATACCAAATCTCCTAATACAACTTGTTCAGTTCCTGGCACACAGTAGAATCACATTCAACATCaacttattaaataattattttgactTCAACATAAGGATCCGATGCCATTGAATCACAAGTTATGACGTAGAGATGAAAAAGTAGGAGCTAAATTGCCAGCAAGGTAAGCAAAATATATCTATAATACTATTAACACAACTTACCATATTTTTGCACCCTTGTACTAGCTGCATGGTTCCATAAAAAGCTTTGGTAACTATGTACATACCTAACAAATAAGCAGAGATGCAACTATTACATTGGGCTGATTGATAACTTGAAAATGAAATGATAGGTTTTATCAGTGTTCTTCTATCACACTTGTCTTTGTACATGAATATAATATGGAAGACAACATCATCAGATAGACAATAGCACCCAGTAAAAGCTTCAGAAAGAATTTCTATTTGAATATATGTAGGCTTGGGATAAACTATGAAAGATAAAATTCCAAATCATCACAACAGAAACTTTGTGCTTATCATAACTTCATTTCTATTACAAAAGAGAAAACTAATGCTCGATTGCTCACATAGCATAAACACAAGCATGTACTCTGTAATGTGGCAAAGATACTTTGTGCAtgtttgattttgataattttattcccaaaaaagggaaaaaataaagCTCACTTGAACATTTTTATTATGACTTTTCTGAAAGCAAAGCAAAGTGAGCCCAAGTGCACAAACGAATAATGCGTCCCAAAATTTCCCAATAAATTATGTTAAATTTAGAGTCAGGTATTGAAAAAGAGAGAATGAAAAATGTGAAATAAGTCATTTTTTATTCTGGTCATAAGAAACAACTGAAATCTATGACTACTTTGCAGTGTCCAAAGAAACGATATCTGTAATATTATATAACCACAGATGACTGGAATATACAGAAATGCACTTTGGTATTATGTATAACATATAACATATATAAGTACatttagaagaaaaaatattaGCAATGACAGTGTAGCACTGATTTAGCCACACAATCATATCTTACATCATTCTAAGAGTCCTTGGAATAGCTTTCAATGCCTGCACGTAATTTCCAGGAGACTTTTTTAAGTTTTGCAGCTGCAGTAGATTTGCAACAAATTGGACAATTAGTTATAACATCATGTGTGAAAAAGTACAGGGTTAAAAAATTAGCTTCGCATCcacatttaatttatgaactgtGAAGCACAACATATTACTGATGATTGTGCTAATAGAAACTTATCAGGAAATATTTATTTGAAGCTTACCACAGCCCTTTCAGCAACCAAATATCGAGGCAACTGCCTAAGTGTCCCTTCAATATCCTTGCCATCTTTATAGTACTTGCGTGCCTTGGCTATAGCTTCCTTTTgtatttaattaacaaagttaTCAAAAACAAAGGCAATCAACTAATGACATTAAGTAACAATCTATAAGAAGTCAATCAAGACAAACATCATTGATTATATATTATAGAAACCATGAAAAAGGATATCTCCATCTCTTGGATCAAGGATCATATCAACAGCAAGTTCCCATTCCCCTCGAAATAAGGCAGCACCAATAAGGTGAGTTGGCACAGAACCACTTCCAAAACGCTGAGAATATccacataaaaataaatagtttaataaAGCAAACGCAAAAAAGACAACAAGTTGAATAATACAGAGTAAAAAACAGTGTTATTACTTTAAGTTGGCATACATTTTCAACAAGTTTAAAAGCCGTATATGTCTTTGGCAAACAGCCAGCACCATGGCCTAACAAAACTACTTCACATTATAAAATATAGACTTACATAACATAGAGTAAAGATAACTTTAGAAGTGTATGTTATATATGCAAAATACCAACATGTAAAAGCTATTAGAATAAAATCATTCATATGTCTCTAGCCGACATCGTATTTGAGTCTCTATAAGTGATCTAGACTTTAGAGCTTGATCCTCACTTGCCCCTATTCTTAAATTTCAGAACACGATGACGAAAGACACCAAAGATGGGGAGAGAAAGGTAAAGGGTACGGGGAGTACTTGTAGACCAAAGTAGTTGATGAAGCCATGCCTTCCTAAGGCATCTGCAGATGCTTTTATGGTATCTTCAGAATCTGCAACCACACCTCTGAGAACATATGTCAATACTTCAACAGATACTAGTTTAACAGCGAAAAAGTATTTCATGAATAGAAAACACCCTCACCTCAATGTGATTGTAAATCGGTTCCCTGAGAGCTGGCCCAAAACAAGTCCTTCATTAACATAACTGAACATAGTAAATTAAAAGTTTCATCATTTGTCAAAAAATTATAGCAAGAAAGATCGAGAACTCAAAAGTCAATCAAACACCTTACCAGAAATCACCCACTTTAATGCCAAATAACCTCTCATTAAGAGAAGCTACCCTACTTGCCAGCTGCTTATAAACAGTAACCTAGAAACACAAGAAGTAAACCACTTTAGTATCAATCTCTAAATGAGCAGTAATATTAACTACAGCAGCTGGCATACAAAGAATGAATGTTAGGTGCAAAATCAGAAATAATGGGAAAAGCGATTATACCCTTTGGGTTGAGACAGCACGTTTATCCTTTGTACCCGCAAAACCAAATGATCTTGACTGTCAGTTCAAATGCCAGTCAGTTTAAAAGGAAAAAGTGCAAAAATCTCAACAAAAATTTGCATTGTGCATGTGTAACATGCAGACACATGCAAACATTTTTACAGCTATAGAGAATAACAATATACCTAGTTCCTGGACCTATAGGCAAGAAATAGAAAGTGATGCAAAATGCAGTCATAACCAATCATAAATATGTTAATCATATAATTCATAACACCAACAACCAAACCTTCTATACAAGTGGCAGATTGGAAAGTAACAAACCAATGACACGATGAAATGCTCGTTAATTAacagaaaaaagatatgatatcaCAGAAAACAACTTGAAATCATAATCCAATAGAAGTTTCACAAAGGAAGAACACACACCTGGATGCCAAGCATCTTTCCAATCACTCCAAGGGCTTCTTGCGTGTCTTTGTTCTCCTTATAAAGATGAAACctggaaattaaattgaaagaaacATTAAGTTACAACAATGAGCAACTTGGCAGAAACAGGGATGTTATCAGTTTATCATAATGTCTACATAGAGTAGAATATAATGCAGCCAATAGTCTTGTAAAATATATTATGCCCTAGATATCCCATCCCATTACCCAAGGTAACATATATTCTGCGGAAGAAGAGTTAAGATTTTAATGTACAAAAGTTCTCAGAGGTGATATAAAAAGAAATAACAGGAAAGACAGTTAGTATTGCATTTTACAAACAAAATGCCTGAGAAAATTCACCTAAGGAACTTCTCAACATTTTCTGGCCAACTTTTTGAACCTCTGCTGTCAAAAGGTTTATCACCTCTTTCTTTGCGCTTCTTGGAGTTTCTACCGTTGTTGTTTGGCCCACCAGAATTCAATCTCACACGGATGCATTTTGATGAAGCATCTGGTCCATCAACGGTGTCGGTAACAAGGAACTTGAAGTTTCCCTTAAAGAACTTATGCACTGCCTGACAGAGTTGAGAAGAATAAAATACACGATGATTAGCAAAAAAATTACAGACTGAAATACTAAATTTATAAGTTTGCTAACATGCTAGGTTTAAACAGGTCTCATGCTCCTTAATTCAAAAGCACATTACAATGGCTTGGACAAATGACCTGCACATCCAAATGATTCAGTTTCTACTATGTTTCTTAAACCCTGAACCTTAAACAATATAATCTCCTATAAAACCTTTAATCTGTTGCAGTTGAGACACCTCAGTCCCGATAGTATGACTCAACATCCAGGTGCTTGCAGTTGCAAAGTCACCTTTTCATGTGTATCCAAGTGTACCCCACAGAACAAGAAAATGGCAAAGTCCATACTAACCGTTCTATGAGATTTGTTTGAATCCGGAGAAAGGACAAGAGGAGCTACACTTTTGTCATCTCCCGTATTAATTTGATTAAGAAATTCTTCCAAACAGCCTGCATCGGAATCCCCAGCAAGAGATTTAAAAGAATCAAGTAAAGCAGCATAACTGGTAACTGTTGTTGTATCAGACTCTGATGTGTTTGTTCCAGTTTCTTGAACACTCTGAAATGGAAATAAAACATCAGAAACTAACAAGATTGAAAATCAAACCATCCATAAGCACAGATCAAAATACCCTTTGTTCCTCCTCAGGAGGGGCATCAAGTGAAGACAAGTGAACAACTTGTCCATCTCTGTCGACTTCATTAACAATGAAATCAGAATATCTGGATCAATTTAAAACAAACATGAAAACACAATAGACAAATTCGATCATGTTAGCATCATAAATTGTTTATATATTATCATGCATGCATTTTCACTGATTTCCACGTAAATGAAAGACCACAGCACCAAATAAAGCTTCCCTGAACAAAGAATTTCTTATGATTCAGCACGCCTTACAATCAAAGCTTTTTTTTTACATGCAGATTAGATAACACTGTTGGAGCTTTTCAGTGGAGTTTGGAACAAATATAAAGTTGAAATCGAAATGcaatacaagaaattaaaaaagaaaaaagaacattGGTTGGAAATTGGAATGCAGAGAAGGGAATAGAGACGACCTTTGCTTGAGGACACCACGGAAGCCAGGAAGGTTGGATATGTAACAGGAGATGCCAACGTGAGATTCTTCAACGGTTTTCATCGCCATAGCTCACAAGTTTGAAATAAGTGTAGTGGTGTCACAAATGAGTAGGGTTTTAGAGATGATAGGCTAAACCAGACTCCACACAGAAGCAGTTAGCAGCCAGTACCACCACGTTGTTCTGCCGCTTGCATTTCATTTTCAATtccgttttttctttttttttttttggtcagtcAATTCCGTTTTTTTAAATTCAGATTATTTTTTTTCGTCGCGGATGTGATGTGCACTCAAGTTGTAGTAATTCACTAAAGGAGAACATGAGGTGAGGCCCAACCAAGAATAGGCCCAAGagcaataaaaaagaaaacaagccCGGCTTGGGCGTCAAAGATGGAAATTTTTACCTGACCAAAAAATAAATTGGaagatattaatatattaaaagaaaaagaaaatgaaaatatcaAACCCAGAATAactgaccaaaaaaaaaacccagaataGAGTATTCAATATTCATTacccaaaaatataaaataaaaacacagcctgtcaaaaataaaaaatacagagaatatttaaaataatagaaaagtaagaaaTCAACCACTATTTCATCATTAACTATTagctaataaaaaatactaagcgTGTATTTTCTTAACCAACTTTTTAATCAAGtctgtatatttttttcttctcttcttctttctctttcttttcttttattatcattgtcgtcattattattttttttacgcaTTTTTTTTCAACGTCATTATCGTCATCAACACcgttgtcttcttctttttctttttgatgttgttattatttaattttttttctttcatacttttttttattatcattattgtcatcttcatcttcttctccaataaatattataaaaataacacataaattttagtaTATAGTACACAAATATTAGTAtataacacaaatttttga contains:
- the LOC112695447 gene encoding multisubstrate pseudouridine synthase 7, producing MAMKTVEESHVGISCYISNLPGFRGVLKQRYSDFIVNEVDRDGQVVHLSSLDAPPEEEQRSVQETGTNTSESDTTTVTSYAALLDSFKSLAGDSDAGCLEEFLNQINTGDDKSVAPLVLSPDSNKSHRTAVHKFFKGNFKFLVTDTVDGPDASSKCIRVRLNSGGPNNNGRNSKKRKERGDKPFDSRGSKSWPENVEKFLRFHLYKENKDTQEALGVIGKMLGIQSRSFGFAGTKDKRAVSTQRVTVYKQLASRVASLNERLFGIKVGDFCYVNEGLVLGQLSGNRFTITLRGVVADSEDTIKASADALGRHGFINYFGLQRFGSGSVPTHLIGAALFRGEWELAVDMILDPRDGEKEAIAKARKYYKDGKDIEGTLRQLPRYLVAERAVLQNLKKSPGNYVQALKAIPRTLRMMYVHSYQSFLWNHAASTRVQKYGTEQVVLGDLVYCKENPTGKVTGIVGPECDDDCGDRYDSNIEEEVSEDTQEESNNYVKVVTAEDLNLGCYTIEDVILPMPGSRVIYPTNDVAKVYHDLADKDRISLMECVHNVKEFSITNVTGSYRRVFQKPINFEWELLKYADSTKPLVETDLDKIIKSKPVNGVRPVGASDAKKEDNTRELENSNDGANIEADDNEIEGEEVILPQDESVSGTNSQDFQTALKMSFTLPTSCYATMAIRELLKTSTSVAYHKTLNQ